GGCCGCACCTCTGGCTCGGGCTGTCGCTCGCGATCGCCCCGGTGGGTGGCTGGCTCGCCGTGGCGGGCGCGTGGAGTGAGCCGTGGTGGCTCCTCGCGCTGATCACGATCGCGGTGATGACCTGGGTGGCCGGCTTCGACATCTTCTATGCCCTCCCCGACGAAGGGTTCGACCGCGACCAGGGGCTGCGCAGTGCCGTGGTGCGGCTCGGCGTCCCGCGCGCGATCTTCCTTGCCAAGCTTCTCCACGGGATCACGATCCCCGCGCTCGGCATCTTCGGCTGGTTTGCCGGGTTCGGGATCTGGTACTTCGTCGGCGTCATCGTCGCCGCCGGCATCCTGGCGTGGGAGCATCAGCTGGTGAAGCCGGATGACCTGTCGAATCTCGACGCCGCGTTCTTCACGATGAACGGAGTGATGAGTCTTACCGTCTTCGGGTTTGCGCTTGTTGACGTACTGACACGATGACAGATGACAGATGACTGATGACTGATGACAGATGACTGATGACTGAGCATGGATGCTGGCACATCCGCCATCCACGTTTCGTCTCGGCCCAATATCCGTCATCCGTCATCTGTCATCCGTCATCCATCATCCTCCTGAGGATCTGAATGCCGCAGCTACCCCTGGTTTTCGCCATCACCGGTGCCTCCGGCGCTCCCTACGCGGTTCGGCTGCTCGATATTCTTGCGCGCAACCAGGTTCCGACCGATCTCATCGTGTCGGGCCACGGCTGGCGGTTGCTCGAGACCGAATCGGGGATCGCCGATGAAGCGGCCTTGCGCGCAGCGACCGGCGGCGACTGGCGGAGCATCACGGTCCATCCCGACAACGATCGCGGCGCGAAACCGGCCTCGGGCTCCTATCGCACGCAGGGGATGATCATCTGCCCGTGCTCGATGGGAACGGTTGCCGCCATTGCCGCGGGAACCTCGCGCTCGCTGGTGGAGCGTGCTGCCGATGTGATGCTCAAGGAGCGACGCAAGCTCATCCTCGTGCCACGTGAGACGCCGCTCTCGCTGATTCATCTCCGTAACCTCACCACGGTGACGGAAGCGGGCGCCGTGGTGATCCCCGCCGCTCCCGGGTTCTACCATCGTCCCGCGGCGATCGCCGACCTGGTGGACTTCATGGTGCAGCGGATGCTCGATCAGCTGGGACTCGACATTCCTCTGGGCCCGCGCTGGGGAGGGTAACGTGCGACTGGGGATCATTGCCGACACGCATGGCCTGCTGCGACCCGAAGTCTTCGAGGTCTTCGCGGAGGTCGATCACATCCTCCATGCTGGTGATCTGGGGCCGCTCGATCTGCTCACCGAACTGGAGGCGATTGCGCCGGTCACTGCGGTCTTCGGGAACACCGATCTGCCCGAGGTACGCGCCCGGCTGCCGCGAGTCGCGCGCATCCAGCTCGACGGCTTCGAGATCGTGGTGACGCACGGTGATCAGTTCGGTCGCGGGGTACCCAGCGAGGAGTTGCACGAGGCGTTCCCGGATGCGGAGATCATCATCCACGGGCACACCCACATCCCGAAGCTGGAACTGGTCGATGTCGTGGTGACGGTGATGAATCCGGGAGGCGCGGGGCCACGCCGATATGACATTCCGGCTTCGGTGGGAATCCTGGAACTCGAGGCGGGAATCCCGCCGCGCGGGCGACTGGTGCCGCTCACGGCGGCCGACGAGGACTGAACGGAGCGGGCGTTACACCTGGTGGGTGATCTGCGCCGCCACCACCCGCGAGAGCATGTTGAGGTCGTACGGCTTCTGGATCACCTCCGAGAAGCCATCCGCGGTGAGTTCCTGCGGGGTCGTGCCATCCACGAAACCCGAAGCGAGCACGATCCGGAGATCGGGGCGCAATGCGCGGATCTTGCGGCACGCCTCACGCCCCGTCATCCGCGGCATGTTGCCATCCATGATGACGAGGTCGAATGGCGTCACGGCGTCCGTCACCTTTTGCAGCGCTTCCTCGCCATCGGCCGCGACGGTCACGCCATAGCCCAGCCGCTCCAGCATTCTCCCGCCAACTACCCGGATCAGCGGTTCGTCGTCGACCAGGAGGATGTGACCCTTGCCGCGCGTCGGCTGGTCCAGCGCCACCTCCGGACTCGCGACGGCCTCGGAGTGGACCGGCAGATAGATCGTGATCGTGGTGCCTTCACCCATGGTGCTCTCCACTTCGATATGTCCCTGGTGAGATCGCACGGTGCCATAGACCATCGCGAGGCCCAGGCCCGTCCCCTGGCCTGGAGGCTTGGTCGTAAAGAACGGTTCGAAGAGTCGTGCCAGAACATCGTTCGACATTCCCGTGCCCGTATCGCGCACCTCGATGCCGACGTATTCGGTATCGAGCGTGAGTCGCGGGTTGCGTGCGAGGAAAGGGGCATCGGCCAGGAGACGGTAGGTCCGGAAGGAGAGGGTGCCCCCGCCGGGCATCGCGTCGCGCGCGTTGATGGCGAGGTTGAGGAGCGCGTTCACCAGCTGATTGTGGTCGCAGTGAACGTTCACCGGCGGCGTCGAGAGTTCGAGCCGCACCGCGATCCGGCGATCGAGGGTACGCTGCATCAGGGCCGCCGCCTCGGTCACGACCCGGTCGAGCGACACCGGCCGGGCCTCGAGCGGTTCGTTCCGCGCAAAGGCCAGCAGGTTGCGGCTCAACCCGGCGCCCCGCTCAGCGGCCGAACGAATCGCGGCGGCGTCGTCGTGGATCGCCTGTGCACCCACGCCCGGCTCCTGCAACATGTCGGCATAGCCGATGATCGCGGTCAGGAGGTTGTTGAAGTCGTGGGCGATTCCCCCGGCGAGCCGGCCGACCGCTTCCATCTTCTGCGACTGACGCAGTTCCTCTTCCAGCAGTTTGCGGTCCGTGACGTCCTGCACGACCGTGATCGCGAACGAGGGCGCGCCCGGTGAAACCACCATCGCGGAGGTGATGTTGGCCCACGCGACGCTGCCATCCACACGGAGGTAGCGTTTTTCCCGCTGCATGACCGCTGTCTCGCCCTCGAAGAGCTGGCGCGCCTGTTCGGCATCGCCGGCGATATCGTCGGGGTGCGTGACCTCGGCAGTGCGACGACCGACAACCGCATCGGGCGTGGTGCCGAGGATTGCCGCGAAGGCACGGTTGACCTGCAGATAGCATCCTTCGGTCGAGACTTCCGCCATCCCGACCGCGGCTTGCTCGAAGGCGCCGCGATAACGCGCCTCGCTGGCGGCGAGCGCGGCCTGGGCGCGCTGACGCTCGGTGATGTCCCGGAGAAAGACGCTGTACTCGGTGCCTTGCCCGGCTTCGTGCAGCGGGGTGATGGCGACCTCCACCGGGACCAGCGCCCCAGTACGCGTCCGGGCAAGGCGCTCGAATCTCTGGTTGATCGTCGAGCCTTCGAGCAGGGAGGGCGTCACCGCGAACTCGCCGGTGCCGGGGCTCGGACTGAGCAACTCGTTGAAGTTCTGCCCGACCGCGTCGGTCCGGCTCCAGCCCAGCACCTCCGTCGCCTGCGGATTCCATTCGCGCACGATGCCATCGGCATCGATCACGACGACGGCATCGAGTGCGGCCTCGAGGATGCGCCGAGTCCGGGCCGCGGTGCGCAACAGGGCGCGCTCTTCTTCCTCGGCGGCCCGCTGGCGCAGCAGCGCCGACATCCGGTTGAAGTGCTGTGTCAGCCGCCCGAGTTCATCCTCGTTGGGTGCCGACAAGGTCACCGCGAGGTCGCCGTAGGCAATCCGCGCGAGCCCGAGGTCGAGCGACGCGAGCGGCGCATAGAGTCGGCGATGCAGGAAGAGGCCGACGACCACGAAAAGAATGCAGCCACCGACCATCCAGAGCGCGACGAAGCGTGCGGCCGCACGCGCCGTGTCGGCGAGGAGGGCTTCGTGGCGATTGACGTTGCCGAGCGCGAGCATCGTGGCGTTCGCGAGATCGGCCGCCAGCGGCGCATCGAGCGTGTCGGCCTGCTTCATGAAGGCAGTGGCCGAAGGGACATCACCGAGTTCCATCGCGGCAATGGCGGCGAGCATTACCGAACCGAGATTCCCCTCGTGTACCCCGGCACTGATCAGTGTGGCTCGGAACTCGAGCGGAACTCCCTCGGGCCATGCCTGCGTGGTGAAGCCGCGCGGCGCCTCCAGCAACGCCTGCAGATTCAGGCGATGTCCCTCCAGCGTGTCCAGCGGCCCCGGGCCATGGCCGTCGCGTGTCACGCCGAGGAGCCGCCAGAGGTCGGTCATGATGTCGTCGAGGTGCTCGGCGCGGCGCGAGCTCTCGGTGAACTCCTGCAGGACCGTGGCGCTCTGCTGCTGCAGCCGCTGGGCCGCCGGGCCGAGGCGGAAGGCCACCACGAAACCCACGGCCGCGACATAGAGCAACGCGAGGACACCAATCGCGGACAGCGTCCAGCGAAGTGAAGGCGATCGACGGAGCAGTCGCGGCCGGGTCCCCGCGGTCAGGGGATCGCCTCAAGCGTTGGACGCACCAGGTGAAGCAGCGAGCGCCGTTCGGTGTCGAAACTGATCGGGCCCGTCACGCCGGCGAAGGGCGGTCGGGTGCGGCCCAGCGACACCAGCCACTGACGCACCGCCTGACGGTTGGCCCCGGCTTCGCGCGTTGCGGCGATGAGCACCTGATAGGCGTCGTAATAGAGCGCGTCACCAGCGTCGGGCGGATGCCCGAGGTATCGCTCGGCTCGCGCGATGAAATCGCGGTGCGAGGCGTCGCCATTGGACGGGTCCCAGAAGGTCACGCTGCCAAACTTCGCGCGAACATCGCGCGGCAGTCCCTGTACCTCCGCCGAATGGAGCGTGACGCCATCGCCAGCCAGAAACTGGACCTCCGGCAAGGCAGCGCTGATCGGCAAGATCAGGCAGTTCATGGTATTGCTGCGCAGCGCAAGCACAACGACGTCGGGGCGGTGCCGGGCCAGTGCGGCGAGTGCCGTCGTGCGATGGAGCGGTTCAGCGCGGATATCGGTGCACGGCCGATCAGGGACCCGTACCTTGTCGACCTCGGTCACTCCGCGCCGCTGCAGCGCGGCACTGACGCCGTCGCGCAGCCCGACGCCGTACTCGTCGCCACCGTAGAGAATGAGCACCGAGCGGCTGTGGAGCGAATCAATGGCGACGTCGGCGAGGAAGGCGCCCTCGACCGAATCGTTGGGGACCATGCGAAAGGTCCATTCGCCGGCGCTGCTGAGCCGTCGACTGGTCCCGGTGGGAACGATCTGGGGGATGCCGGCAGGATTGTAGACGTTCGCCGCGAGCAGCGACTCTCGACTCCCCGAATGCCCGACCACGGCGACAATGCGGTTGTCGGCGGCATAGGTCATCGCCTGCTCCGTTTCGCGACGAAGACCGCCCCCAAGGCTCGCCGACCACCGGACAACGGTGATCGGCGGGTTCAGGTGGAGCGAATCGAGTTCCTGGTCGACGAAGTCGACGATGCTGGGGTGGATCGCCGATCTCGGGTCGCCTGAACCGAGGAGTACGGGGGCCTGCATGTCACAGGCAGCGGCGCCGAGGAGCGCCAGCAGAACAGCAGGGAGGCGACTCACGCTGACTAACTTACCCCCGAACTGCGGCCCCGGGTATGCGCTAGTTCGGGTCCGGTGCCGGGGCCTTTGAGAGGGGGCCGGCGCCGACGCCAGTAATCTTTCCGTTCGCGTCGAGAATCCAGCGCAGCACCACCTGATCGTCCGGCATCTCACTGAAGAGCCCAGCGTGCCAGAACTGCGGCCGACCGTTGCGACGCGTCATCTTCTCCTCGACGATGGCCGTTTCCACCCCGACACGCTCGGCGATCTGGTTCATCATCGTCCGGAGCCCGTCGATGCCGCCGACCTTTTCGATCGTCTCCGGCGCGATGACCTGGAGCAATGAGTCGGCCTTCCCAGTCAGGAACCAGCGGTTGTAGGTCTTGCCCAAGGCGAGAAAATGCGCCTCCTGTTCCGGAGTCAGCTTCGGCACCGGGGCTGGCTCGCTCGAGGCGGCCGGCGCCGTCGGGGTGGTCTGGGCGGTAAGTGGGAGAGCAAAGAGCGCGAGGCCGACCAAGGCCGGCAGGTAGCGTGCATTCATCTGGTGTTCCAGGGTTCGGGTGACAGGCCCCAAACGAGAGAAGCCAAGGGATAGTTTCGTTTTGAAACCGGCCCCATTCTTTTGGTCCGTCGTCGGTCCACTACACGGTGTCGCGCAGTGACCTTTCCTAAAGATGGATTCGCCCTTCAATCCTCCGTCTAGGACTTTCGTAACTGCTTACTGCCAAATCATTTGTATTGCCCCATCCAGCGGCTTTTCGCGCTGGATCGGGGCGCATAACTTGCCCATCCTCAAGGCACGGAGCAGTGTCGCTGAAGTGGCATTTCGGCTCCCTCTCGAAGACGGAGCACCCCAATGATTCGAAGACTCCTCACGGTAGCTGTCGCGCTGGTCGCCGTGACCGCACCTCTCCTCTCCCAGACGACCGGTCCGGTCGTCCCAGTCAGTGATTTCGGGCCACGCCCCGGTCTCACCTTTGGCGGCAGTGGCATCTCGACCGACGCAGTGATGGCCAATTCCGCGGCCAATCAGGTCGCGCTCGGCGGAGCCCACCTGTTTCTCTCGGCCACGCCGCGTTTCGCCGACCCCGCGTTGACCAATGACGGCGCCGGGCGCTTCTTCGCGCTCGCCGGAACGGACCTCAATGCACCGAGCCCGGTGGACCCGTATGCGATGTGGAATTTCGATTTCGCGATCGTGGGTGACAACGTGAACGCGTGGAACTACCGCCTGTACTACGACTTCAATCCGGCCGTCGGCAACTTCGGCGATTACGGCTACGTCGCCGTGACCCCGACGCAGGACTCGTGGAACCTCGGGATGAATTTCCTCACGGTCTCGCTGGCCGGGATTGTGGTCCCGCCCACGTTCGCAGCGTTCAATCCGAATGTCGCGGGCGAGTATGGCTTCGCGCTGGTCGCGTTCAACGGCAGCCAGGTCGAAATGGGCCGGGCCGCGATTCTCGTGAACACTGCGTTGCCGGGCGGTCCTCAGGATGTCGTGCCGGAGCCCGCCACGATGGGGCTGTTGGCGACTGGCCTGGTTGGCATGGCCGCCGCGCGCCGCCGGAAGAAGATCACCCGGAGCTGATGCCGGAGTGATCAAGTTGCACCCTGCATCGGGCCCAGACGCCCGATGCAGGGTGTTGCTGCGTCAGCACGTCGCGTCGGTGTGCGGCCGATCGCATGCGAGTCGTCCCAACTTTCGGATCCTGAAACGATGACTTTCCTCGCGTTCGCACGATCCGGCAACCGTACTCTGAGGAGTTCCAATGCACCGAAAACTGTTTCTCGCTGCCGCAGCGGCGATCGCTGTTGCTGCCGCCCCGCTCACCGCACAGACGACATCTCCCGTGGTTCCGTTGAGCGACTTCGGCCCCCGACCCGGCCTCACCTTCGGTGGCAGTGGCATCTCGACTGATGCAGTCGAGGCCAACTCAGTGGCCAATCAGGTCGCACTGGGCGGCACGCACCTGTTTCTGTCCGCAACGCCTCGGTTCGCCGATCCCGCCCTTGGGAACGACGGCGCGGGCACCTTCTTCGCCCAGGCCGGCACCGATCTGAATCCGCCGAGCCCGCTCGATCCCTACGCGCTCTGGAACTTCGATTTCGCGATCGTCGGTGAGAATGTCGAATCTTGGAACTACCGGCTGTACTACGACTTCAACCCCGCAGCCGGCAATTTCGGCGACTATGGCTACGTGGCGGTCACTCCGACCCAGGACTCCTGGAACCTCGGGATGAACTTCCTCGGAACCGCCATCGCCGGCATTGTGGTGCCGCCGACCTTCGCCGCGTTCAACCCGAACGCCGCGGGCGAGTATGGCTTCGCCCTGGTCGCATTCAATGGCAGCCAGGAGGAAGTGGGTCGCACAGCGATTCTCGTCAACACCGCCGCGACCGACGTGGTGCCCGAGCCGGCGAGCATGTCGCTGATGGCCATGGGTCTGGTCGGGATGGCCGCGGCGCGCCGCCGGAAGAAGGCCGCCCGCAGCTAGCTCCACGCCTCGAGCGGCTGGGTCCGGCGCCACGCATCGGGCCGGGTCCGGAACCAGCTCATCACCAGCAGCCGCTGGTGCAGTCGCTCCGCATCGACCCGTTCCCTGGGCGGTGCGGGGCGATTGCGTTCGGTCCGTACCACGGCCTCGAATGCTTCCCGCTCGATCGGAGAAACCGGGTCGGGATAGCAGGCGCGCACCTCGCCCCCGATGATGATGTACGCGCGCGCATCGCCGTTCGACCCCGGATCGCGGTAGACAAAGGTGAGCAGTTCGAGGGCCGTGCGCGCTCGGGTCGTCGCGGCGAGCAACCATTCGAGTGACTCGAATCGTTCACGCCAGCGGAGTGCTCCCTCGAAATCACCCGCATCGCTCCGCGTCGTCATCTCGGTGATGACCCGATCGACGGGTCGCACGCTGCGCCCGTCGCAGAACGCCGCCGCAATTTCAGCCTGCTCCCGATACGTCGACTCTACCACGAGTCCCGCGCATGGTCCGAGGCAGGTGCGGAACTCGAATCGCGGGCAAGCGGCCCGCCTGGGCTCTGCGAAGAGGTCGCCCTGTTCGGCGTACAGCATTGGCATGTCGGCGCGACAGTCGCGCAGGCCGAGGAGGTCGCTGAGAATCCGGGCCGCCTGTTGCGCGCGCCCCCGGGAGGGAATCGGTCCGTATACTCGACCGGGGTGCCGTTCTGGCGAGGTGGTGGGGAGCAGGCGCGGGGCGGGCTCGTCGGTCAGCACAAGGAAGCCGTACTGCTTCGAGCGATTCATCGCGACGTTGAAGCTGGGTCGATGCTTGCGAATCAACTTCAGTTCGTTGAGTGCTGCAGCGAATTCACTTGGAGCGTAGTCGAAGACGATGTCGCTGGCCGCGTGCAGAATGCGCGCAGCTTTGTCGTGGGGATATTCGGCCCGGAAATAGGAGAGCAGTCGGGTCCGCAGCTGCTTCGCCTTGCCCACGTAGAGCACTCGCCCGGAGGCGTCGAGCATCCGGTAGGTGCCGGGTCGATCCTCGGCCAGCCGCCGGACCCGGAGGCGCAACGCCTCGAGGTCGGCAGCAGGGAGGGCGAGGGCGAGGGAGGCCATGCCGAAAGATACGAGAAGGGAGAAGCGAGAAGGGAGAATCGAGAAGGGAGAAGGGAGAAGGGAGAAGGGAGAAGGGAGAAGGGAGGAGGGTCGAGAACGTGTCACCCTGAGCGTAGCGAGGGGGCGGAGTTCAGGCTCCCTCGACTCCGCCCGCTTCGCGGGCTGCGCTCAGGATGACAACCCCTTCTCCCTTCTCCCTTCTCGCTTCTCGTCTTCAGCTCTGGCACCGCCAGCAAAACACCGTCCCGCGCGCATCGATATCGTGGGTCGCGGCGAGGCGGGTCCCGCAGATCCGGCATGCCTCCCCTTCGCGGCCATAGACGAAGAGCTCAAGCTGGAAATTGCCCGGCTCACCGGTGCTGGTGACATAATCCCGGAACGAGGTCCCCTCGCTCGCGATGGCCGCGGCGAGAATACGCTGGACGTGGCCATGGAGGCTGCGAAGCTGGGCAACTGGCACCCGGCTGGCGGCCTTCGAGGGGTCGATCCCCGCGGCGAAGAGGGCCTCGGTCGCATAGATGTTTCCGACGCCAACGACGACCTTCTGGTCCATCAGGACTTTCTTGATCGCCGCGCGGGATTTCCCGAGCCGCTGAGCGAAGAGGTCGGCAGTGAACGCCGGGTCGAGCGGTTCCGGTCCGAGGCGGGCGTCGTAGGCGAGCCAGCCGGCTTCGTCGAGCCAGCGCAGCGTACCGATCCGGCGGACATCGCGATAAACCAGGGTCGCGCCGTCATCGAGGTCGCAACGGAGCACGGCATAGTGCAGTTCTTCGGCTGAGAGCGCTCGCTCGTATACCAGCAGTGACCCGGTCATCCCGGGCTGTACCGCGAGAATCTTCGTGTCGGTGCGCAGCAGCGCGTGCTTCGCGCGGCGATCGACCGCGGTGATCTGACGTCCAGGGAGTTCTCGCAGCAAGGTGTCCGCGCTCACGCCCTCGAGCACGTTGTCGTGCGACAGCGCGGCACTCACGATCCGTCGATCCACGAGTCGTGCCCGCAGCTGGCGGACGAGAGTCTCGACTTCAGGTAGTTCCGGCATCAGCCCTCCCTTCTCTCTTCTCCCTTCTCCCTTCTCGCAGCTTCCCGCCACCCAATGTCCCCGCGAAACTGCATCCCCTCGAAACGAATGCTCTCGGCGGCGCGCCGACTGGCGGACTGCGCCTCGGCGAACGTCGCGGCGACAGCGGTCACTGCGAAGACGCGCCCGCCGTTCGTTACGAGGGTGCCGTCCTCCCGGGAGGCCGTGCCCGCGTGGTAGACGGTGACGCCCTCGGCGAAGCGCTCGGGGAGCGTGATCGGGTCACCCTTTCGTGGCGCATCGGGGTAGCCTGCCGCCGCAACGACCGTGGTCACTGCGGCCGCGTCACGCAGGGTAAGCTCGGGCAGTGCTGCACCGCGAGCCGCGGCGTCGAGCAGCGCAGTCAGACCGGAGCCAACCAGCGGCAGGACTACCTCGGTCTCGGGATCGCCGAGTCGGCAATTGAATTCCACCACGTTCGGTGTGCCGTCGGGATGGAGCATCAACCCGGCATAGAGCACCCCGCAGAATGGCGCACCGCGTCGTTCGAGTTCGGCGAGCGCGGGGAGCAGAACCTCTCGCTCCACGCGCGCGAGCAGGGCAGGGGAAGTAAGCGCGACCGGAGCGTACGCGCCCATCCCGCCGGTGTTGGGGCCGAGATCGCCTTCGCCGAGCCGCTTGTGGTCCTGGGCCGGCGGCAGGATGCGCACTTCGCGGCCGTTGGTGACGGCCAGCACCGAAAGCTCTTCTCCGACCAGAAACGACTCGATCACGACGACATCGCCCGCGGCGCCGAATTGATGCTCACCCAGCATTGACCTCACCGTGTGAGCGGCTTCGTCGCGGGTCTCGCAGACGACGGCGCCCTTGCCGGCCGCGAGGCCTGATGCCTTCACGACCAGCGGCTCGGCATGCGTGTCGATGTACGCGAGGGCGGCAGCCAGATCGGTGAAGGTGGCGCTCGCCGCGGTGGGAATCCCGGCGGCCGCCATCACATCCTTCGCGAAGGCCTTCGACGCCTCTATTTGTGCTGCGGCGGCCCCCGGCCCGAACACGGCGATCCCCGCCGTGCGCAGCCGATCGGCGAGTCCGAGTGCCAGCGGGACTTCGGGACCGACGACGACGAGGTCGATCGAGAGGAACGCGGCGGCATCGGTGAGGCGGTCGAGATCATCGGCCGCGATCGGCAGGTTGGTAGCCAGCTGGGCCGTTCCCGGGTTGCCCGGGGCGACGTAGATCAGGTGGGACGGATCATCGGCAGCGAGGGCGTGGACGAGTGCGTGTTCGCGGCCCCCGCCGCCGACGATGAGCAACTTCACGCGGAGCCTTTCGCGCGCGCTTCCTGATAGGCTTCCTTCGCCTTCTCGCCGGCGCGCTTCGCGGCATTCTTGATGTGATCCACGGTGTCCTTGAACTCCGCCTTGTAGTGCGCCGCCGCGTCGCGCATATCGTCGCGCAGTGGGCGATCGGCCTCGGGCGTCCCGCGACGGATGTACTCGCCCCGGATGATCCGCTCGTATTCGCCCGCCTGCACCCAGCGCTGCACTTCTGCGGCGCGCACGACATTCATCGGGTGCGTGAGCGCCAGCGTCGCGACAATCTTGTAGACGATGTCGAGCCCGTCGTTGGACGCGGCGTATTCATTCGCCTGCTGCATGAACGGTTCGAGATTCAGGTCGCCAGGGCGGATGTTCGCGGTGTTGCCGCCGCCAGCCATCTTCATGAAGAGCCGCATGGTGGCCGCGAGATCCTGCGAACCGAGCAGGCCCGCACGATCGGCCGAAAGCTCTGATTTCCGCGACCACTCGAGGAACGCCATCTTCACGGGCAGCAGGATGATGCTCGCGAGCACTGGCAACACGCCGAGTGACACCAGCAGCATGATCTCGGCGATGGTACGGTAGAGCGAGTGCCCGCTCATCACGTGACCAAGCTCGTGCGCGAGCAGGACTCGCTGCTCATCGATGTCGAGCAGCTCGAGCGCCGAACTGTGAATCACGATGAAGGGGTTGTCGATGCCGTAAGCGCCGGCGTTGAACACGGGAGTCTGGGTGACGTAAAGCTCGGGGATCACTTCCCAGCCGAAGGTCGAGCAGTTCTCGACGTGCAATCCCCAGAGCGTCGGGAACTGGGTCGGCCCCACGCGAACGGCGTTGCCCTGGAAGAGCAGCTGGATGCCTCGCTCACCACCAAGGATGCCGAGAATCTTGCGAATGATTTCGTCGACGCCAGGAATGGCGCGGAGCGATTGGAGGGCGGCGCGATCGGCTGGATGTTCCCACGAGACGGCAGCAATCTCGGGCAAGGCGACGCGCGGACGGGCGGCAGGCAACGAGGTCATCACGAGCTCGACAGTTGGGGACTCACAATCCTACGCAGTCGGCCGGGGTTCTGTTTCACGATGCACCATCAGACCGCCATCGCCTGATCGAGGTCGGCCATCAGGTCGTCGATGTCCTCGATCCCGACCGAGAGCCGGACCAGGGAGTCGGTGAGCCCCATTTCGTCGCGCATCGCCTTGGGGACCGAAGCGTGGGTCATCGAGGCCGGGTGCCCCACCAGCGACTCCACCCCGCCCAGCGACTCGGCGAGCGAGAAGATCTTCGTGGCTTCCACCATCCGCTTCGCCTTGGCGACATCCCCCAGCTCGATCGACAGCATCCCGCCGAAGTCGCTCATCTGGCGGCTGGCGAGGGCGTGCTGCGGATGATCGGCCAGACCAGGGTAATAGACGCGCACCACATCCTTCCGTTCCGAGAGCCACTGGGCCAGCCGCCTGGCGCTGCGGCAGTGGGCCTTCATCCGCAGCGGCAGGGTCTTGACGCCGCGCAGGGCGAGCCAGCAATCGAACGGGCCCGGGACGCCACCAGCGGCGTTCTGGAGGAAGCCGAGCTGCTCGCCGAGGTCGTCGCGTCCGGTAATCAGGGCGCCACCCACCATATCCGAGTGCCCGTTGAGGTACTTGGTGGTGGAGTGCAGCACGATATCGGCGCCGAAGGAGAGCGGGCGCTGGAGGATCGGCGTCGCGAAGGTGTTGTCGACCACGAAGAGCAGCCCCAGGGCCTGCGCCAGGTCGCCCACGGCACGCAGGTCGGTGAGGAACATCATCGGATTCGTCGGCGTCTCGCAGAAGAGCATTTTCGTGGTCGGCCGCAGGGCGCCTTCGATGTTCCGGATCTCGCGCATGTCGACAAAAGTGAACTCGAGCCCGAAGCGCTCATAAACGCGCTGCATCAGCCGATGACTACCGCCGTAGATGTTCGCGCCGACCACGACGTGATCGCCCTTGTTGAGGAGCTTGAGGGTGGTGTCGAGCGCCGCCAGACCCGAGCCGAAGGCGAAGCCGTGGCTCCCCCCTTCGAGGGCGGTCAGGCAGCGCTCGAGGGTCTCGCGCGTGGGGTTCTGGGTACGGGCGTATTCGTAGCCCGCGTGGGGTGACCCGAGTGCGTCCTGGATATAGGTGGACGTCTGGTAGATCGGTGGCATGACCGCACCCGCCAGCGGGTCGGGCTGGTGACCCGCGTGGACCGCCAGAGTAGCGAGTCGGTGAGCGGGATCTGTATGTGCGAGTCGAGTCATGGTGGTGCCCGGCGAAAGGAGGCGGAAGGTTATGCCCCGCCTCAAGTTGGGGCAACCCGCTGATTGTCGGGACCGGCCGCCCCCGGTACTTTTTTCATGGATGGCCTCCCTGAACCCTGCTGCCTCCGGACCCGAGACCGAGCGCATCCTCGTCGTCGACAACGATGAGTACGTTCGGCGCGTCCTGACCCGGGCTTTGGCC
This portion of the Gemmatimonadota bacterium genome encodes:
- a CDS encoding cystathionine gamma-synthase — its product is MTRLAHTDPAHRLATLAVHAGHQPDPLAGAVMPPIYQTSTYIQDALGSPHAGYEYARTQNPTRETLERCLTALEGGSHGFAFGSGLAALDTTLKLLNKGDHVVVGANIYGGSHRLMQRVYERFGLEFTFVDMREIRNIEGALRPTTKMLFCETPTNPMMFLTDLRAVGDLAQALGLLFVVDNTFATPILQRPLSFGADIVLHSTTKYLNGHSDMVGGALITGRDDLGEQLGFLQNAAGGVPGPFDCWLALRGVKTLPLRMKAHCRSARRLAQWLSERKDVVRVYYPGLADHPQHALASRQMSDFGGMLSIELGDVAKAKRMVEATKIFSLAESLGGVESLVGHPASMTHASVPKAMRDEMGLTDSLVRLSVGIEDIDDLMADLDQAMAV
- a CDS encoding M48 family metallopeptidase gives rise to the protein MTSLPAARPRVALPEIAAVSWEHPADRAALQSLRAIPGVDEIIRKILGILGGERGIQLLFQGNAVRVGPTQFPTLWGLHVENCSTFGWEVIPELYVTQTPVFNAGAYGIDNPFIVIHSSALELLDIDEQRVLLAHELGHVMSGHSLYRTIAEIMLLVSLGVLPVLASIILLPVKMAFLEWSRKSELSADRAGLLGSQDLAATMRLFMKMAGGGNTANIRPGDLNLEPFMQQANEYAASNDGLDIVYKIVATLALTHPMNVVRAAEVQRWVQAGEYERIIRGEYIRRGTPEADRPLRDDMRDAAAHYKAEFKDTVDHIKNAAKRAGEKAKEAYQEARAKGSA